The genomic stretch CCGCGGCGTTCCACAGCGCCCAGGTGACGCCGGGGTTGCCGTAGCACCACGCCTGGCGGGCGCGGGCGCCGCCGGGCGGCGGCCCGTCGGGCCCGGCGCCGTCCCAGCTGCGGATGGAGCGGGCGTCGTCGAAGGACTGGCGGGCGAGCCAGTGCGTGGCGTTGCGCAGCGCGCGCCGGGTCGCCCGGTTGGACCCGGTGTGCCGGACCGCGGCGGTGAGCGCGGTGACCAGACCGGCGACGCCGTGGCCCATGCCGGTGTTGACGCGGCCCTGCATCCAGTTCAGGCGGGGGTGTCCGGCGTAGCCGTCGGTGTGCAGCCGGGGCAGCTCCCCGGCGTCGCAGAGCGATCTCAAGTGGCTCAGACAAGGCGCGAGTTGGTCCTCGCCCGGGTCCGCGCCGACACACAGGGAGAGCAGCGTCCCCGACGGCCCGACGATCAGGTCGTAATCCGGGAACCGAACGCCCTCGGGCCGCCACGGCCGGGCCTTCGCGACAGCGATCAGGTGGTCACGCAGCCGGTCGGCCAACCGGTGCAGCTGGGGGTGGAGCCGGGCCCCGAGACGGAGTCCGGCGAGGGTGCCCGCCAGGCCGCCGTCGTGCAGGCCCGGGCGGCCCTGGCCGCGGCCGACGCCCCGGGCCCACACGGCCACCGCGCCGCCCGCGGCGGCGGCCTCGGCGGGCGTGCCGGTGTCCGCGACGAGCACGGCCAGCGCGGGGACACCCGGGTCGCAAGGAGCGGTCCCGTCCTGCTCACCGGATGCCTGACGGCTGGCCCAGGCCTCCAGAAGCTCCACGGCGAGGGTGCGGAGCGCCGGTGCGGCCGCCCGCCCGGCCGAAGCCGGAGGGACGGCCTTGACGGTGCCGGTCAACAGACGGCGATGGTGCAGACGAGCACCGTGCACACACCACTGCAGTGGCCGGAGTCCGCTTCCGTCTCCGGCAGGTCGGTCTCGGTGATCCGGGTCTCCAGGTCACCGATCAGCTCGTCCAGGTCGGTCAGTTCGGTGCGTTCCATGGTGTCCGACATGACGATGTTCCCTTCTCTCAATGGATGGGGTCCGCCCCGGCGGCGCGCCCGTTGGGGGCGAGCGTTCCGGGGAGGTGGGTCCCGCCGCACAGGGCGGCGGCCGCGGACGCCGCGAGATCGCCGATCGCGCGGTCGTGCGGAAATCTCATGAGCAGCTGGGCGGCGACGTACGCGCCCTCGCGGCCCCGGTCGCCGCCCCGGTGCGCGCGGTCGCGCAGCACCAGGCCGTCCGGCGCGGGCAGCATCTCCTCGACCAGCAGTTCGCCGCCGCCCTCCGGCGCGCTTCCCCGGGCGAGCAGCCGGTCGACGACGCGCAGCGTGGGCAGTGCCGCGAGGTCGGCCGGTACGGGCTTGGCGCCCGCGCCGTACCGCAGGAACGCGTACCGGGGCAGACCGGCCGAGCGGCGCAGGGCCGCGAGGGTGCGCGCCTTGGCCAGGTCGGTGTCGCCGGCGCGCCACAGGGCCGTACGCGGCAGCCGCCAGACGGCCGGGGAGACGACCAGCCGTCCGCCGACCGTCAGCCTGGGCAGCCGCTCGGCGCGCGGGAACGCGCCCGCCAGCCCGTCGAGCTGGACGAGGTACGCCGTCGCGGGGTGGCCCGCGGCCATCAGCAGCCGCAGCAGCACGTCGTACGGCGGCAGGGCGCTGCGCGTCCCGTGGTGGACCGGCAGGATGCGCCGGCCGTCCGCCTCCGCGATCACCCGGGGGCCGTCGCGGCGCAGCGTGATGCGGTCGAGGGGCAGGTAGCGGGCCGTGCCGGGGTCCGGGGCGGTTCCGTAGTACGGCGCGGGGTCGGGGTCGCCGGTCCACCAGCTGGTGACCAGGGGACGGCGTACGGCGTTGGCCGCCCGCTCGGCCAGCGGCAGCACCAGCACTTCCACGAACCGTACGTCCGCCTCCCGCTCCACGGCGGCGAGGAAGGCACGGTGGCGCTCGGCGTTGCCGTAGCCCCCGTGCCCGGCGTGCAGGGCGTCCAGTGCGTCGGCGAACCGGGCGTCCAGCATGCCGGCGGGTGAGACCGTCTCCAGGACGGCCGACGGTCCGGGACCGGCGAGGGGCCGCAGCAGGCAGTCGACGGGCCAGGGCGGCAGGACGGCACTGCCCGGGGGCGCGCCGAAGGTGTCGAGCAACGCGTCGGTGAGGTCCACCGGCCGCGCGTCGCCACGGGTGGCGAGGTGGGCGAGCAGGCGGGCGTATCCGGAGTGCGCGGTACGGGCCGGGTGCCAGCCTTCGTAGCGGTGGAGCTCGGGGGCGGTGGGCCTGCCGTCCTCCGGTAGTGGCCCGGTGCCGGTCCAGTGCCCGGCCAGGAGATCGCTGAGGGGACGTGGCCGCTCGTCCAGGTCACGCAATTCGTCCGGCAACCGGCGTGCAGGGGCGGCGTGTTGGGCCTCGGGATGACGGTCGGCCTCGCGCAGCGCGGCCAGGCGGGCGGCGGTGCGCAGGGCATCGCGTACGGCGTCGGCGGCCGCCACGGGCACCGAGGCCGCCCCTGAGCCCGCCCCCTCGGCCATGCGGTACGAGTCCACGAAGTCCGCGTCACCCAGCGGCTCCGTGCACGGCAGCCGGTCCCGTTCGCGGACGGCCACCGCCGGGGTCCACGCGCTGCGCCGACGGCGCGGGGCGGCGCAGACCTGGAGGACGCCGAGGCCGTGCAGGTGGGCTAGGAAGCCGCGCAGGACGCGGCGGGTGTCGTCGTACGGCGTACCGGGTCCCGAGCCGGGGGCGGAACCGGGGGCGGAGGCGGAACCGGTGCCGGGCCCGGCACCCGGCCCCATGCCTGGCCCGCCGCCCGTGGTGCCCGTGGTTCCCAGCAGCGCCGCCTCGATCTCCCCCAGCGGGCGGGGCCCTTCCGCCAGCAGTGTCAGTACGGCGTCCAGCGGCCGGGTGCGGCGCAGTTCGACCCGGCGCAGCCGGTCCCGTACGGCCGGATCGATCACCCAGCACCGTACGGCGCCGTCCGCGCGGAAGTGCAGCGGCGCGGGGGCGAGCGGGGTCGCGGGGTCCGCCGTCGTCAGGTCCACGGCGGTCAGCCGGGTCCGCGCCACGTGCACGTTCTCCGCCGTCTCGGAGGCCATGGGGCCCAGGGCCGTGCCGGGCGCGAGCAACGGCGGCTCCTCCGTGGCCGCCGTACGGCCGGACCGCGGAAGGGCTTCGAGCGGGACCGGCGCGACCTGGCCCACCCAGCCGCGCGGCGTGGTCTTCACCGCGGCCCGGCCGAGCGCCCGCCACAGATACGCGGCGCTCTTGCGCAAGCGCTTGCCGCTCCAGGGCTCGCCGTGCGCCAGCCGCCGCTCGACGGTCGGCACCAGGTCCGGTGCCGCTTCGTCCAGGAAGGCCCGCATGACCGGGCTCGCGCAGGCCAGCGACCAGCCAAGCGCGCCCACACGCTCCGCTTCGTCCGCCACCGCGCGTTCCAGTTCCCGGCGCGTACGGGACAGCCGTACGTCGATCCGGTGCACCGCGACGGCCTCGTGCACCAGGCTCTCCGGGACGGTGGCCAGGGATTTCAGGTATGCGCAGTCCGCTTCGCCGGGGGCCGCGCCGCCGTGCAGGCGGCGGCGCAGGGACAGGACGGCCCCGCGGTCGGTGTCGGCGAGTCCGGGGTGCGGGACCACAGTGGTGCCCAGCTGTTCGGCGAGGGCGCGGGCGCGGTCGGCCTGCTGCCGCCGGGCGCGGTCGTACTCGCCGACGCGGTCGAAGAGCTGCGGGTTCCCCGCGCGGGTCCAGAACTCGGCGGGCAGGCCGGCGGTGCGCAGGAGGGCGGTGGGGACGGTGGGGGCGGGGCCGTCGGGGCCGCGCGTGTTCGCGTCATCCACCGCTGGTCACCGCCGCCACCGCGCGGGAACGGGTCCCGGGCGCCCGGCTCATCTCGGGCGCCGCCAGGGCCGCCGTCAGCAGGGACTGCCGCGCCAGGGAGAGCCGGCCGCGGTTCCAGTGGAAGATCACGCAGTACGCGGCGGCCCGGCGCGGCCCGGTCCCCGTCGCGTCGCCGGACTCGAAGTACCCGGTACGCCACTGCCGCGCCGCCGCGCCGACCGCGTCCCGGTGGGCTTCCAGGGCGGCGCGCTCCGGCGCGGGCAGCCCGTCCGTCAGCTCGTCGCGGCCGCGCCGCCAGAACGCGCGGATGCCCTCGGCGGCGCGCCGCGTGGCCGCCGCGTCGGGGCCGTCGCCGAGCCGCCGCCCGGTGTCGTCCCGTACGGACTCCCACACCCCGCGGTGCTCCCAGCCGACGATGCCCAGCCCGTCGAGCAGGTCGCGCAGCAGCGTCAGCGAGACCCGCCAGTCCGCCGCTCCGGAGGTGCCCGCTGCCGCGTGATGATCGAGCCAGGCGAGCGAGTCCGCGGTGAACAGCGCGTGCACCCACGGCATCGCGCGTGCCCCGCCGAACAGGTACGTCTCCGGCTCGTAGACCCCGCAGACCGGCGGACGGGACAGCGTCACGCCGGGCACACCGGGCACACCGGGGACACCGGGTCCGGCGTCGGTGGCGAAGCGGCCCAGCAGTTCCGCGCGCAACGCGTCGCGCGCGTCCCGTGCGGGCGCCTGGAAGCGCAGGCGCAGGCCCGGCGGCTTGTGCATGAAGAAGAAGTTGCGGGCCGCGCCCGCGGCGAGGAGCTCGCGGGCGGTCCGCGCGAGATGGCCGTACAGGCCGTACGGCGCCCTCGCGCCCGTGTCCAGGCTCACCTGCACCCAGTCCGCACCCGGCCCATCGTCACGGAGTGTGGCCAGTCCGGCGGCGAGGAACGCGCGCCGGGCATCGGCGTATCCGGGGTCGTCCGGCCCGATCGGCACCGTGCCGAGCGAGGTGGCACGGGCGTCCCGCAGACAGTCGGCCAGCAGATCGGCGACCGGCAGCATCCCTACCTCCTCACGGAGCGAGCACGGGGCACTCTTCGCATGGTGGCCCCGGGACGCCGCCGTCGCATGCGGAGCGGTCTCCGGTTCGGGTGACGGACGGTGATGGGCCGGGGGGGCACGCCCGGCGGAAACCGAACCGTCGGCTCGACAGACCGGCGAAGCGACCGTTGCGGCCTGACACACGGCAGCTTTAACATACATACATGCATGTACGTAAGAGCGCCGGGACGGACGACGGGCCGGACCGTCCCGGCGGGCGGGGTGCGGCGCGGCAGCCCCGTGCCACGCAGGCCGACCGGCGGGCGCGCACGCGTGCCGCGCTGCTCGAATCGGCCGCCCGGGGCCTGTCCCGGTACGGCTACGGCAACCTCAGGCTCGAACAGGTCGCCCAGGACGTCGGGTACACCCGCGGCGCGCTCTACCACCAGTTCACCGGCAAGCAGGACCTGGCCCTGGCCGTGACCGAATGGGTGCTGGACACCTGGTGGCAGGAGGTCGGCGTGCTCGTCGAGCGGGCACCCGACCCGGTCGCGGCGCTGCTGACACTGGCGCGCGGGCACGCCGTCTACTGCCGTCGCGACATCGCCCGCGTGGCGATGGCGCTACGGCTGGAGTTCGCCGGACAGGACCACCCGGTCGGGCGCGCGGTCGAACAGGGCTACCGCGATCTGCTCGACCGCTGCACCGCCCTGATCGAGGCGGCGCGCGAGGCGGGAGCGGTCCCGGACGGCCCGGACGGCCCGCCCGCCGGGACCCTCGCGCTCGCCTACATCGGCGCGATCGAGGGCACGTCGATCGCCCTGTCGGGGCACGCCCCGCACGACGCACCACTCGTGGCCAGGGCCGCCGCCGGCGCGCTCGGCCTCACGTACGACCCCGGGGAGCACCCGGACCCGGGCCGCACGGCACACCGTCGGACCATACGAAGGGAAGCATCATGAAGGTCGGCATGGTGGCACACCACTACCCGCACGCCACGCACCGCGACGAGTTCGTCTCCCGCGTCCACCGCACCGCCGAGGAGTTCCGCCGTACGCCCGGCTGCCTGTCGGCGGACTACTGGCTGACGGCGGACGGCGACGCGGTGGTCTCGATCGTGCAGTGGGAGTCCGAGGAGGCGTCCCGCGCGTCGCTCGCCGCCGTGCAGGCGGCGCCCGGACTGGACCTCGCCTTCGACGAGCGGGAGGTGCGCCCGCGCGAGATCGTGCGCCTGGTGGCGCCCTGACCTCCGCGGGCTCCGTGCGCTACGCCGCCGCCGTGGCCGCGTGCCGGCAGTGCGTGCAGAGCAGGCGGCGACCCGCCGTGTGGGACGTGCTGCGGCCCAGGCCCGCCGTCCGGTGGACCGTGCGCGGGACCACGGCGGCGTGCGCGGCGCACGCCGCCGCACCGCACTCCGCGCAGACGGCCAGCGCGGCGGTGGCGCTGCCGAGTTCCGCACAGTCGAAGCACTGCATCGAGATGACTCCTGTTGAGCTAGGTTCCGAGATCGCGTTGACGTCGCGGCATCGGAAAAGTGGTGGCCCTGCGCACAGCAACAGCGTCGCGGAGCCGGACATTCCGGATTCCCCCGAGCGGTGACGACCGTCACCACTACCGGCGGGGCCCGCCCGTGCACCCGGCCCGGCCGGCCGAAATGCTGTGCAAGCCTGGAAGGCCGTACGCGTACACCGACCAACCGCCCGTCCGCCGTCCGCGCACGCAGCCCCCGACCGCCCCGTACCACCGGAGGAAGCCCCCGATGCCGCAGTCCGTCGACCGTGCCCTGGACCTGCTCGACGCGGTCGCCGAGGCGGCGGAGCCGGTCCCGGCCAAGGTGCTGGCCCGGCAGCTGGACTGCGGCCTGTCCACGGTCTACGACCTCCTCGGCTCGCTGACCGAACGCGGTCACCTGGCCCGTACGCCCGCCGGGTACACCCTCGGCTACCGCGTACCGGCCCTGCACCACGCGTTCCAGCGGCAGTTGCGGATCGACGAGCGGGTGCACGAGGTGCTGCTGCGGCTGCGCCGGTCGTCCGGCGCGGACGTCTTCTTCAGCACGTACCGGGACGGCGGGATCGCCGTGCTGGACGGCGCCGCCGGCCCGGACTCCGCCTTCTCCGTCGGCCAGGACACCGCCGCACACGCCACGGCACACGGCCGCGCCCTGCTGGCCGCCCTCCCGGCCGCCACCCGGCGCCAGTACCTGACCACCAGCGGCCTGCCACCCCGCACCCCGCACACCATCACCGCCCCCGACCGCCTGGAACGCGAACTCCGCCGCGTCCGCCGGAACGGCGTGGCCGTGGAACGCGAGGAGTCGGTATCCGGCATGGCGTGCATCGCCGTCCCGGTCCCGATACGCCCCGGCGGCCCCGGCACCCCGCCCACCGCGCTCACCGCCGTCTCGGCCGCCCTCCCGGTGGCGGACTTCGCCCGCCTGCGCGGCCCGCTGACCGAGGCGCTGCGGCGGGAGGTGGCGGGGTTGGGGTGAGGGCGGCGGCGCTAGGTTGGTAGCGGCATTGCGTGGAGGAGCGGGGGAAACACATGGCCGGTAACGCCACGGTGGCAGAACTGACGTACTACCCCATCAAGGGATGCGCCGGAGTCTCCGCCGGCACCGCGGAGCTGACGCCCGCCGGGCTCGCGCACGATCGCAGCTTCATGGTGACCGGCGCGGACGGTGTGTTCCGGAGTCAGCGCCGCGATCCCCTGCTGGCGGTGATCCGACCTGACATCAGCCCGGACGGCACCCGTATGGCGCTCCGCGCGCCGGGGATCGAGGAGCTGTTCGTGGAGGTGGACGCTTCGTCCGCTCCCCGGGACGTGGAGATGTTCAAGACGCCCTACCGGGGCATCGATCAGGGGGACGCCGTCGCCGGCTGGCTGAGCGAGGTGCTCGGTGCGCCGAGTCGGCTGGTGCGGGTGCCGGAGGACCACGGGCGGGTCACGGACGGGCTGACGCCCGGGACGTCCGGGTACGCCGACAGTTGCGCGGTGCACATCGTGTCCCGCTCGTCGCTGGAGCTGCTGCACGCGCGGCTCGCGGAGCAGGGGGCGGCGGCGCTGCCGATGGACCGGTTCCGGCCGAACGTCGTGGTCGACGGGTGGGACGAGCCGCACAGCGAGGACCGGGTGCGTCAGGTACGGCTGGGGGACGCCGAGTTGGGGTACGCCAAGCTCGCCGTACGGTGCGCGGTCACCACCGTCGAGCAGTCCTCCGGCGCGCGGACCGGCCCCGAGCCGCTGCGGACGCTGGCCGGGTACCGGCGCGCGGCCGGTGGCGGTGTGGTGTTCGGCGCCAAGTTCGCCGTGCTGCGGCCGGGCAAGGTGTCGGTGGGGGACGAGGTCGCGGTCAGCGCGTGGGGGGAGTCGGAGCGGTAGCCGGTACGCCGCTCCCGGTCCTGACCCCCTCGCCGGTCCCGCCGTACGCCACGAGCGTCAGCACCAGCAGCGCGAGGACGGCCATCAGCAGCGCGAACGCCGTCCAGCCGACCAGGCCGACCGCGAACGCCCCGAGGACGGCGTGCACGACCGCGCAGGTGATGAGCGCGATGCGGCCGAACGTTCCCGGCGGGCGGTCGCGGAGCGCGGTGCGGGCCAGGAGGGCGGCGCAGCAGACCAGGTAGAGGGCGAAGACGGCGCCGAGCACCCAGGCGCCGGCGGACATCGCGGCGGGGTCCATGCCCGCCATGGACATGTGCTGCTCGTCCACGACGACGCTCAGGACGTAGTCGAGGAAGAGGACGCCGAGCGCTTCCAGGACGAGTACCACCGCCGCCACCCACGCCACCGGTCCGCGTGCCGCCACCCCGTCCACCCACTTCCCAGCCGTTGCACTGTTACCGCGAGTACGAAAGACCATCGCGCACGTTACTCCTGGGTACCCCCCGCTCTTCAAGAGGCCGGGGGCGGGTAAGAGCCGGGGAGCGGAAGCGGACGCGCCGCCGGACGCAGACGCGGGCAAAGTTTCCTTCGCCCATTCGTAGGGACTCCACAAAGAAACGGGGTTCCGTCGGCGGACGGCCGGGCGAGACCTTGCCCACATTTTGATCACCGCACCGGCCCGGGAATACGGGCCTTACCCTGGGATACCGGGGGACTTCGGCCCCGGACCCGCACCGGGCACACGCTCCGTGTGGGCAAGCTCACTACCGGGAACGGGTCGGCACGCGGTGTCGCCAGTCCCTAAACTCGCGACGTCCTAATTTGTTGCGGCGAAGCGCCAAGGAGGAACCGATCGTGCGCAAGGTGCTCATCGCCAACCGAGGCGAAATCGCTGTCCGCGTAGCCCGTGCATGCCGGGATGCCGGAATCGGGAGCGTAGCCGTCTACGCCGACCCTGACCGGGACGCCCTGCATGTCCGCGCGGCAGACGAGGCCTACGCCCTGGGCGGTGACACTCCTGCCACCAGCTACCTCGACATCGCCAAGGTCCTTGCGGCCGCCGCCGATTCGGGCGCCGACGCCATCCACCCCGGTTACGGCTTCCTCTCCGAGAACGCCGAGTTCGCGCAGGCCGTCCTCGACGCCGGTCTGACCTGGATCGGCCCCCCGCCGCAGGCCATCCGCGACCTCGGCGACAAGGTGGCGGCCCGTCACATCGCGCAGCGCGCCGGTGCGCCGCTGGTCGCCGGCACCCCCGATCCGGTCTCCGGGGCGGACGAGGTGGTGGCCTTCGCCGAGCAGCACGGCCTGCCGATCGCCATCAAGGCGGCGTTCGGCGGCGGCGGGCGCGGCCTGAAGGTGGCCCGCACGCTGGAAGAGGTCCCGGAGCTGTACGACTCCGCCGTACGCGAGGCCGTCGCGGCCTTCGGGCGCGGCGAGTGCTTCGTCGAGCGCTACCTGGACCGCCCGCGCCACGTGGAGACCCAGTGCCTGGCCGACAAGCACGGCAACGTGGTCGTCGTCTCCACCCGTGACTGCTCGCTCCAGCGCCGCCACCAGAAGCTGGTCGAGGAGGCGCCCGCGCCGTTCCTGAGCGACGAGCAGAACGCCGAGCTGTACCGCGCGTCCAAGGCCATCCTCAAGGAGGCCGGCTACGAGGGCGCGGGCACCTGCGAGTTCCTGGTGGGCCAGGACGGCACGATCTCCTTCCTGGAGGTCAACACCCGCCTCCAGGTCGAGCACCCGGTCACCGAGGAGGTCACCGGCCTGGACCTGGTGCGCGAGATGTTCCGCATCGCCGACGGCGAGGAGCTGGGCTACGACGACCCGCCGGTGCGCGGCCACAGCTTCGAGTTCCGCATCAACGGCGAGGACCCGGGCCGCAACTTCCTCCCGGCCCCCGGCACGGTCACCAGGTTCGAGGCCCCGGCCGGTCCCGGCGTGCGCCTGGACGCGGGCGTGGAGTCCGGCTCGGTCATCGGCCCGGCCTGGGACTCGCTGCTCGCCAAGCTGATCGTCACCGGCGCCACCCGTGAGCAGGCGCTGCAGCGCGCCGCCCGCGCGCTCGACGAGTTCACCGTCGAGGGCATGGCCACCGCCATCCCGTTCCACCGCACGGTCGTCAAGGACCCGGCGTTCGCGCCCGAGCTGACCGGCTCCGCCGAGCCGTTCCAGGTGCACACCCGCTGGATCGAGACCGAGTTCGTCAACGAGATCAAGCCGTTCGCCGCGCCCGGCACGGACGAGGCCGAGGCGGACACCCGCGAGACGGTCGTCGTCGAGGTCGGCGGCAAGCGCCTGGAGGTCTCGCTGCCGTCCTCGCTCGGCATGCCGCTGGCCCGCGCCGCGGTCGCCGGGGGCGCCAAGCCCAAGCGCAAGGCGGCCAAGAAGTCCGGTTCCGCGGCTTCCGGCGACACCCTCGCCTCGCCGATGCAGGGCACCATCGTCAAGGTCGCCGTCGAGGAGGGCCAGGAGGTCGCCGAGGGTGACCTGGTCGTCGTCCTGGAGGCGATGAAGATGGAGCAGCCGCTGAACGCCCACCGCTCCGGCACGATCAAGGGCCTGACCGCCGAGGTCGGCGCCTCCCTCTCGTCCGGCGCGGTCATCTGCGAGA from Streptomyces albofaciens JCM 4342 encodes the following:
- a CDS encoding lanthionine synthetase LanC family protein yields the protein MTGTVKAVPPASAGRAAAPALRTLAVELLEAWASRQASGEQDGTAPCDPGVPALAVLVADTGTPAEAAAAGGAVAVWARGVGRGQGRPGLHDGGLAGTLAGLRLGARLHPQLHRLADRLRDHLIAVAKARPWRPEGVRFPDYDLIVGPSGTLLSLCVGADPGEDQLAPCLSHLRSLCDAGELPRLHTDGYAGHPRLNWMQGRVNTGMGHGVAGLVTALTAAVRHTGSNRATRRALRNATHWLARQSFDDARSIRSWDGAGPDGPPPGGARARQAWCYGNPGVTWALWNAADALDDAAGAAWAARAFTGLAERYDTDFHLFGDHPADLLACCHGAAGVLAVADAFHHHARLPAATALRARLARHLLDRLPDVRALGEERMGLLGGATGPLCALLSVAVPEADRLWQPCFGLR
- a CDS encoding lantibiotic dehydratase, with product MDDANTRGPDGPAPTVPTALLRTAGLPAEFWTRAGNPQLFDRVGEYDRARRQQADRARALAEQLGTTVVPHPGLADTDRGAVLSLRRRLHGGAAPGEADCAYLKSLATVPESLVHEAVAVHRIDVRLSRTRRELERAVADEAERVGALGWSLACASPVMRAFLDEAAPDLVPTVERRLAHGEPWSGKRLRKSAAYLWRALGRAAVKTTPRGWVGQVAPVPLEALPRSGRTAATEEPPLLAPGTALGPMASETAENVHVARTRLTAVDLTTADPATPLAPAPLHFRADGAVRCWVIDPAVRDRLRRVELRRTRPLDAVLTLLAEGPRPLGEIEAALLGTTGTTGGGPGMGPGAGPGTGSASAPGSAPGSGPGTPYDDTRRVLRGFLAHLHGLGVLQVCAAPRRRRSAWTPAVAVRERDRLPCTEPLGDADFVDSYRMAEGAGSGAASVPVAAADAVRDALRTAARLAALREADRHPEAQHAAPARRLPDELRDLDERPRPLSDLLAGHWTGTGPLPEDGRPTAPELHRYEGWHPARTAHSGYARLLAHLATRGDARPVDLTDALLDTFGAPPGSAVLPPWPVDCLLRPLAGPGPSAVLETVSPAGMLDARFADALDALHAGHGGYGNAERHRAFLAAVEREADVRFVEVLVLPLAERAANAVRRPLVTSWWTGDPDPAPYYGTAPDPGTARYLPLDRITLRRDGPRVIAEADGRRILPVHHGTRSALPPYDVLLRLLMAAGHPATAYLVQLDGLAGAFPRAERLPRLTVGGRLVVSPAVWRLPRTALWRAGDTDLAKARTLAALRRSAGLPRYAFLRYGAGAKPVPADLAALPTLRVVDRLLARGSAPEGGGELLVEEMLPAPDGLVLRDRAHRGGDRGREGAYVAAQLLMRFPHDRAIGDLAASAAAALCGGTHLPGTLAPNGRAAGADPIH
- a CDS encoding thiopeptide-type bacteriocin biosynthesis protein codes for the protein MLPVADLLADCLRDARATSLGTVPIGPDDPGYADARRAFLAAGLATLRDDGPGADWVQVSLDTGARAPYGLYGHLARTARELLAAGAARNFFFMHKPPGLRLRFQAPARDARDALRAELLGRFATDAGPGVPGVPGVPGVTLSRPPVCGVYEPETYLFGGARAMPWVHALFTADSLAWLDHHAAAGTSGAADWRVSLTLLRDLLDGLGIVGWEHRGVWESVRDDTGRRLGDGPDAAATRRAAEGIRAFWRRGRDELTDGLPAPERAALEAHRDAVGAAARQWRTGYFESGDATGTGPRRAAAYCVIFHWNRGRLSLARQSLLTAALAAPEMSRAPGTRSRAVAAVTSGG
- a CDS encoding TetR/AcrR family transcriptional regulator, with the protein product MHVRKSAGTDDGPDRPGGRGAARQPRATQADRRARTRAALLESAARGLSRYGYGNLRLEQVAQDVGYTRGALYHQFTGKQDLALAVTEWVLDTWWQEVGVLVERAPDPVAALLTLARGHAVYCRRDIARVAMALRLEFAGQDHPVGRAVEQGYRDLLDRCTALIEAAREAGAVPDGPDGPPAGTLALAYIGAIEGTSIALSGHAPHDAPLVARAAAGALGLTYDPGEHPDPGRTAHRRTIRREAS
- a CDS encoding antibiotic biosynthesis monooxygenase, producing the protein MKVGMVAHHYPHATHRDEFVSRVHRTAEEFRRTPGCLSADYWLTADGDAVVSIVQWESEEASRASLAAVQAAPGLDLAFDEREVRPREIVRLVAP
- a CDS encoding DUF2180 family protein, producing the protein MQCFDCAELGSATAALAVCAECGAAACAAHAAVVPRTVHRTAGLGRSTSHTAGRRLLCTHCRHAATAAA
- a CDS encoding IclR family transcriptional regulator, giving the protein MPQSVDRALDLLDAVAEAAEPVPAKVLARQLDCGLSTVYDLLGSLTERGHLARTPAGYTLGYRVPALHHAFQRQLRIDERVHEVLLRLRRSSGADVFFSTYRDGGIAVLDGAAGPDSAFSVGQDTAAHATAHGRALLAALPAATRRQYLTTSGLPPRTPHTITAPDRLERELRRVRRNGVAVEREESVSGMACIAVPVPIRPGGPGTPPTALTAVSAALPVADFARLRGPLTEALRREVAGLG
- a CDS encoding MOSC domain-containing protein encodes the protein MAGNATVAELTYYPIKGCAGVSAGTAELTPAGLAHDRSFMVTGADGVFRSQRRDPLLAVIRPDISPDGTRMALRAPGIEELFVEVDASSAPRDVEMFKTPYRGIDQGDAVAGWLSEVLGAPSRLVRVPEDHGRVTDGLTPGTSGYADSCAVHIVSRSSLELLHARLAEQGAAALPMDRFRPNVVVDGWDEPHSEDRVRQVRLGDAELGYAKLAVRCAVTTVEQSSGARTGPEPLRTLAGYRRAAGGGVVFGAKFAVLRPGKVSVGDEVAVSAWGESER
- a CDS encoding acetyl/propionyl/methylcrotonyl-CoA carboxylase subunit alpha — encoded protein: MRKVLIANRGEIAVRVARACRDAGIGSVAVYADPDRDALHVRAADEAYALGGDTPATSYLDIAKVLAAAADSGADAIHPGYGFLSENAEFAQAVLDAGLTWIGPPPQAIRDLGDKVAARHIAQRAGAPLVAGTPDPVSGADEVVAFAEQHGLPIAIKAAFGGGGRGLKVARTLEEVPELYDSAVREAVAAFGRGECFVERYLDRPRHVETQCLADKHGNVVVVSTRDCSLQRRHQKLVEEAPAPFLSDEQNAELYRASKAILKEAGYEGAGTCEFLVGQDGTISFLEVNTRLQVEHPVTEEVTGLDLVREMFRIADGEELGYDDPPVRGHSFEFRINGEDPGRNFLPAPGTVTRFEAPAGPGVRLDAGVESGSVIGPAWDSLLAKLIVTGATREQALQRAARALDEFTVEGMATAIPFHRTVVKDPAFAPELTGSAEPFQVHTRWIETEFVNEIKPFAAPGTDEAEADTRETVVVEVGGKRLEVSLPSSLGMPLARAAVAGGAKPKRKAAKKSGSAASGDTLASPMQGTIVKVAVEEGQEVAEGDLVVVLEAMKMEQPLNAHRSGTIKGLTAEVGASLSSGAVICEIKD